A genome region from Erigeron canadensis isolate Cc75 chromosome 3, C_canadensis_v1, whole genome shotgun sequence includes the following:
- the LOC122594376 gene encoding pentatricopeptide repeat-containing protein At4g21300-like translates to MYVNLGKFWDAYKVFEEMPMRSNVYVFDCIINGFGYIRSYKDVLDVFDKMVGFCVVPSVHSLCHVIKACSEVNSIEKGLFVYDYVKEHRFGVHFVVMNSLITMFVKLDRLDFARKVFDNVVHKDIVSWNSIITGYAQNKNWEKVFDLFICLRRDENLVPNVVTFLGLLASVGHAKEAGIGMSIHGHLICTGLYFDVQLGTAVFDMYAKCERLDYAEVVFEEDLIRKTLVSWNALISSYKRNGYDREAVEFFERMVVEPDIQPDSFSFANVLPAYKSLGNIQRIKLTHSVIIKMGLDIEKDIVLSTALLDAYGTCSDVITAEYLFACIHHPNTATWNALISVYNMNNLIEKGMLTFREIVRLKVSFDSLTIVAIFQSCGLSGSLKQGNMIHGFCLLKGFLSHLIIGNALIDMYMRCGCTKSAEAFFRSMYIENIVTWNTMIYGYMKNRCFFDGLKIFHEMQSESEHKPDSASIISLLHGSYGVSACNLDLYHAYILKQGLASETQVVNSLIDAYAKTGIIKKARELFMQYDFVKDQSSWNIMIAGYGMNGQGGESNQLFYQMVNNGYAPDAITFTSLLSSCSHCGLVKDGCKFFDLMITKYKIQPSLEHWTCIIDMLGRANGLEEAYDVIKAWIYQKSCECVPLNSVAVWGALLSACRNYMNMEVGEIVGQKLSKMEPGNSEYYSLISNMYSSNEKWEEAVEIRKVFGDGKVIKKRGFSSLKS, encoded by the coding sequence ATGTATGTAAATCTTGGAAAATTCTGGGATGCTTACAAGGTGTTTGAAGAAATGCCCATGAGAAGTAATGTGTATGTTTTTGATTGTATAATTAACGGGTTTGGATATATTCGGAGTTATAAGGATGTTTTGGATGTTTTTGACAAGATGGTTGGGTTTTGTGTCGTTCCGAGTGTACATTCTCTTTGTCATGTAATTAAGGCTTGTAGTGAAGTAAATAGTATTGAAAAAGGACTTTTTGTATATGATTATGTGAAAGAACATAGGTTCGGTGTTCACTTTGTTGTAATGAATTCGTTGATTACAATGTTTGTGAAATTGGATAGGTTGGATTTTGCGCGAAAAGTTTTTGATAATGTGGTTCATAAGGACATAGTTTCTTGGAATTCAATTATTACAGGATATGCACAAAACAAGAACTGGGAAAAAGTGTTTGACCTTTTTATATGCTTAAGGCGAGATGAAAATCTGGTCCCGAATGTTGTTACGTTTTTAGGTTTACTTGCAAGTGTAGGGCATGCTAAGGAAGCTGGTATTGGAATGAGTATTCATGGTCACTTGATATGTACCGGTTTATATTTTGATGTTCAGTTGGGAACTGCTGTTTTCGATATGTATGCAAAATGTGAAAGGCTTGACTATGCTGAAGTTGTATTTGAAGAAGACTTGATAAGAAAGACTTTGGTGTCATGGAATGCACTGATTTCTTCATATAAACGGAATGGTTATGACCGAGAGGCGGTGGAGTTTTTTGAAAGGATGGTGGTAGAACCAGATATACAACCAGATTCTTTCTCGTTTGCTAACGTACTTCCTGCTTATAAAAGCCTGGGAAACATCCAACGAATTAAGTTAACTCATTCAGTGATTATTAAGATGGGTCTAGACATTGAAAAAGACATTGTTTTGTCCACAGCATTGTTGGATGCATACGGAACGTGTTCAGATGTGATAACAGCTGAATATTTGTTTGCTTGCATTCATCACCCGAATACTGCAACATGGAATGCATTAATTTCTGTATATAATATGAATAACCTAATTGAGAAAGGGATGCTTACATTTCGTGAAATTGTTCGCCTGAAGGTGTCTTTCGATTCTTTAACCATCGTTGCTATATTTCAATCATGTGGATTATCGGGTTCTCTAAAGCAAGGTAATATGATCCATgggttttgtttattaaaaggatttttatcaCATCTTATTATTGGGAATGCCTTGATAGACATGTATATGAGATGTGGATGCACCAAAAGTGCTGAAGCGTTTTTCAGGTCAATGTATATAGAAAACATAGTTACATGGAATACTATGATCTATGGTTACATGAAAAACAGATGTTTCTTCGATGGTCTTAAAATCTTTCATGAAATGCAATCAGAGAGTGAGCATAAACCAGATTCTGCATCAATAATCTCTTTACTCCATGGATCTTATGGTGTCTCGGcttgtaatcttgatttatatcATGCTTATATCTTGAAACAAGGTCTGGCTTCTGAAACACAAGTTGTTAATAGTTTGATTGATGCGTATGCAAAAACTGGAATTATCAAAAAGGCTAGAGAATTGTTTATGCAATATGATTTTGTGAAAGATCAGAGCTCATGGAACATAATGATTGCAGGATATGGAATGAATGGTCAAGGGGGTGAGTCAAATCAACTTTTTTATCAAATGGTGAATAATGGGTATGCGCCCGATGCTATCACATTCACATCTTTGCTGTCATCTTGCAGCCATTGCGGTCTTGTTAAAGATGGCTGCAAGTTCTTTGACCTAATGATCACCAAGTACAAGATTCAACCAAGTTTAGAGCACTGGACATGCATTATTGACATGCTAGGACGGGCAAATGGGTTGGAAGAAGCATATGATGTGATCAAAGCCTGGATTTATCAGAAATCATGCGAGTGTGTCCCATTGAACAGTGTTGCTGTTTGGGGAGCTCTCTTGAGTGCCTGTAGAAACTACATGAACATGGAGGTAGGAGAAATTGTAGGGCAGAAGCTGTCAAAAATGGAACCTGGTAATTCTGAGTATTACTCACTAATCTCTAATATGTACTCATCAAACGAGAAATGGGAAGAAGCAGTAGAAATCAGGAAAGTTTTTGGAGATGGGAAAGTGATAAAGAAACGGGGGTTTAGCAGTTTGAAGAGTTGA